CGGTCCTTCCGGGACGAGCAATCCACAGGCCGATGAGCGAACGGAACGCACTGGACCAGGACCTGGGCTTCGGGGCCGTAGTAGCGCAGGAAAGCCACGGGCGCCTGCTGAACCGGGACGGCAGCTTCAACGTGGTGCGCGAGGGCATCAGCCGCCTGTCGTCGGTGAGCATGTACCACGTGCTGCTCACCGTGTCGTGGCCGCGGTTTCTGCTGATGGTGCTGGCTGCATACCTGTCCGTCAACGCGCTGTTCGGCGGCGCGTACTTCGCGCTGGGCGCCGGGGCGCTGGGCGGCGACGAGGCCGCGACGTCGTTTCAGCGCTACCTGCTGGACTTCTACTTCAGCGTACACACCTTTGCGACCATCGGCTACGGCAACGTGCACCCGCTGCGCAACGCCGCGCACCTGCTGGTGACCCTTGAGTCGCTGGTGGGGCTGCTGTCGGTGTCGTTGATGACGGGATTGGTGTTCGCGCGGTTCGCCAGGCCCGTGGCGCGCATCCTCTACAGCCACCAAGCGGTCATTGCACCGTACGCGCCCACCGGCCGCGCCTTCATGTTCCGCCTGGTGAACGGGCGCAGCAACCAGTTGATCGACCTGCACGCCACCGTGGCGCTCAGCATGCTGCGCGAGGATGGAAAGCCGGGGCGTGCGTTCTTCGATCTGCCGCTGGAGCGCGAGGGAGTGATGCTGTTTCCGCTCGCGTGGACCATCGTACACCCCATCGCGCCCGGCAGCCCGCTGTACGGAATGACGCGCGAGCAGATGCGGGAGCGCGATGCCGAGTTTTCGGTGGTGATCCGCGCGACGGACGAAACGTTCGCGCAGGGCGTGCACTCGCGCACCTCGTACCGGGTGGACGAGATCATCTGGGGCGCGCGGTTCAGCGACCTGTTCCTGCGCCGGCCGGGGCAGCCGCTGGGCATCGACATCAGCCGCATTCACCTCACCGAGCCCGCCGCGCTCCCGGACGCGCGTCCCGCCGCCCCGCGCGAACTCTCCATCGTCCGCGACTGAAGGAGAATGGTGCGCGGAGCGAGTTCCAGGGCGGCCCCCACCCGGGCCGGCACCACCGGCCCACCCTCCCCCAAAAAAGATTGAGGGAGGGTTGGTCGGGGCGGAGAGTTCGGTGCGGACCAGCGAGTGCCCGGCGTGAGCGGATCTCGTTGAGCGAATGAACATGAATCCGCCGCTCAAAAAGCGGAAAGCCCCGACACCGGCCGCTCGCGCGTCCGGTTCGGGGCTTCAAGTGCATTGGGGATCCGCGACAAAGCCACCCGCCTCCAGTCCGCGCAGGCGGACTTCGTGTTGTTCCAGGCGCGGTTTCAACCGCCGGGTGAGAGCAGCCGGCCCGTCCCGAACCGTCCTGAGCGTGTCGGATCTTCCGTCGAGACGCAAGAAGCCCCCGCAGAGTGCGAGGGCTTCTTGCGTTCCATCATCCACAAAGGCGAAAGTCTACATCGCGCGGGTCAGGTCGGTGAACTCGCGGGCGATGTGGATGCCGTCGATGCCGGGAACGTCGGTGCTGTCCGGCAGCCCCGCGCCCCCGATGACGATCTCCGTTTCCGACGGCGTGGCGTCGCGCAGGTCGCGCGCGAACTTGCGGAACTCCGCCGTGCTCATGCGGTTCACCAGCGACGTGCACAGCAGCGCCGGCTTGCGGCGGTGCAGCACGCGCGACACCTCGGCCATCGGCAGCCCGGAGCCCAGGTACAGAACCCGCCACCCGCGCGTCGCCAGGTAGATGGTAGTAGCCAGCAGCCCGAACTCGTGCCGCTCCGATTCCATCGTGGCGCACACGCACTCCGGGCCGCGCGCGGCGCCGGTGTCCAGATCCTCGATGAGCCCCACCAGCTTTTCGCGGATGAACGCGGAGGCGAAGTGCTCTTCGGCGATGCCGATTTCGTGGCTGCCCCACAGGTCGCCCACCTCTTCCGCCAGCGGAAGCAGAACTTCTTCCACCCGACGGTCCGGCGGCAGCAGCGACACCGTCTCATACGCCATCAGCGCGCCCCGGCGGTCGAAGGCC
This sequence is a window from Longimicrobium terrae. Protein-coding genes within it:
- a CDS encoding ion channel translates to MSERNALDQDLGFGAVVAQESHGRLLNRDGSFNVVREGISRLSSVSMYHVLLTVSWPRFLLMVLAAYLSVNALFGGAYFALGAGALGGDEAATSFQRYLLDFYFSVHTFATIGYGNVHPLRNAAHLLVTLESLVGLLSVSLMTGLVFARFARPVARILYSHQAVIAPYAPTGRAFMFRLVNGRSNQLIDLHATVALSMLREDGKPGRAFFDLPLEREGVMLFPLAWTIVHPIAPGSPLYGMTREQMRERDAEFSVVIRATDETFAQGVHSRTSYRVDEIIWGARFSDLFLRRPGQPLGIDISRIHLTEPAALPDARPAAPRELSIVRD
- a CDS encoding MerR family transcriptional regulator, coding for MSYRIKRVAHLTGINPATLRAWERRYGLVAPDRTDSGYRLYTDEDVAMLSRIKALVDEGLTIGEAITRVRRGSEPLPRDVDGPSVRDARARMQECLLAFDRRGALMAYETVSLLPPDRRVEEVLLPLAEEVGDLWGSHEIGIAEEHFASAFIREKLVGLIEDLDTGAARGPECVCATMESERHEFGLLATTIYLATRGWRVLYLGSGLPMAEVSRVLHRRKPALLCTSLVNRMSTAEFRKFARDLRDATPSETEIVIGGAGLPDSTDVPGIDGIHIAREFTDLTRAM